The Candidozyma auris chromosome 1, complete sequence genome includes a region encoding these proteins:
- the UBR1 gene encoding E3 ubiquitin-protein ligase: protein MIDDLKRYLIEFPRELSYRDYQVIKRNVYKAFYWTVTCEGKYLHELFEGIGENQIADLRDYKWVVNGNTEGKPFYSNVKATDYSHPKDQICGYTFKEGDPIYRCEECGYDETCVLCAHCFNEDDHLDHNISFYYSSANNEGMCDCGDPTAFVRNLRCACRKTLTIDSAFTEAISQVVKCIFKYALDVTNFSISTLPFIHRILDNDSFMSTRQLSDFSSLPVHEYGVSDENTGSSWYLVLWNDEYHNYDEARRAINAATSVSYETAENLARLISSSGRAVLKEAIEPTSLIPSQRAAERDGLICTIMSKRDYVREMIVAAAFSWVCAVTSFSGNSAFRDECKRQLSNVLLASNFIFSKSLSSEAFKGYTGNLKQNFFECGLIVDGEREDLSPTAFNDLEAYSFDSSVLTFLKPSAMKTPDSILQYLMLFEIRLPLSTRRLLRRIILTLLGGDRELKMLFAEQYLKLYPHLLITSALSDREDNLACMDHIRVQLFTCPKTNVRILNSGSLTRILAPLCWLIERYSSTFNESTQVINYDERALEARGKRDRSAIQRAIFSALNDLTHILSKVQFSTLSDSFPSLQEVYLLITLMKFYQGSSTIVRKLGDHVTHESLNDALLFLQKAIPIYYIVRCFTNLFPENSKSAATILKATLHLIWSHEKTFESDKTFVESYLVSSRPVSFINPINSFVSYLIQHCSSSELRQVFEGRERSFKYITEISLRSIVLAAQIRVGFWIRNGASVSREASYYTLISMREMSYFKNMHFIPSAGVLPLGEVTYLRDLHNLQIGFAFHELNSMFELFLKRWEIQDWFYGKVPSQETIYEDRFYYICEEMVTTLYHIFTNRSSFSFTTNNKSSQERIKRLCYSLCESPKSFSELVSDLDEDYSDIPAFEESLRTCATLQKPSGLTDSGMYRLKANYYDQLDPMSIFLESSKYEAVSCSLLKNLSRSSNISEDEIVLSPQIMYAEDSFLNDGLLRFYSSFFFAKLVYKLLRESVESEQEIFISKLLHLVHAVLIDIERDAENIRLLEAFISIPVCDLLLNVVESSMSSSVVRKADHLLMRFIELDPRVMKSLLDCFGEEHIQSYKKRKIGSASHEAEKRKTTAEKRKNKVFKKLAKQQKDFSARHGSSFAETISDEPPKRAARRCCVICGEQECSVQLFGILLCKSSSSTFWKVPPFHDVYNQLAFEDYGTHLSRNKEQVYSVGYPYKQMRERGLASKISAPVATSCCHGIHYKCYLRQQHSLQYVPCPLCHNLHDTFIPSFTPPSVSRMLDYWSDSTMDLKVAEPAVCEVNSLLLSKHLIGETYWAEDATPLKKMSHQIYQAVMRSLPNDDRRAENLSSQKIMISRLIADTIRANEIASRINGDAAYSNFLDDVSPQAKTTLLSLFQLRCYLSAFATNLPIQDPNVVARMPDLNNENSLFSQVIIKLLYGKDHPIDCIKWGYHNLLATSTFELVDGIKSRYPSAMKHHDTSRISQSEYNLLLSYVRSFLKNIWLPFEKTDADLMSVLAFVLKALQRISLTYLRQCALMWDILSSQQLEDLAYVSSAEIRDLKSKLQGSGSVESLDTLCKFFDIGSPIEVIKSIMYGGSDQNHTLDIFQHYDATKYEEDKSKSRTLIDFPGRISLLEMPHDYNSCLVDPVYKKKRPQPDSVCLTCGAYLSHKRLLLHPLECGVMPVYFVPDKNNLKVLVQVASASIEVMIPAPYLTAHGEVKKRGVPGKATLSQARYLHLNKLWLNQGLFGFATRSLFDSRRPQIFRPDLQVFEDDFFEDDIEDFNDDVDAFDPD from the coding sequence ATGATTGATGATTTAAAAAGATACCTCATAGAATTTCCTCGCGAACTATCATATCGAGATTACCAAGTCATCAAACGGAATGTTTATAAAGCTTTCTACTGGACTGTCACCTGCGAGGGAAAATATCTTCATGAACTCTTCGAAGGTATTGGAGAGAATCAAATTGCGGACTTGAGAGACTATAAGTGGGTAGTTAACGGGAACACTGAAGGGAAACCCTTCTACAGTAATGTCAAAGCCACGGATTACAGTCACCCAAAAGATCAGATTTGTGGCTACACATTCAAGGAAGGTGATCCCATCTATAGGTGTGAGGAATGTGGTTATGATGAAACGTGTGTGTTATGTGCACATTGCTTTAATGAGGATGATCATTTGGATCATAATATATCATTCTACTATTCCAGCGCAAATAACGAGGGAATGTGTGATTGCGGAGATCCAACGGCTTTCGTTCGAAATCTTCGCTGTGCTTGTCGAAAAACATTGACTATAGATTCAGCCTTCACTGAGGCGATATCTCAGGTGGTAAAGTGCATTTTCAAGTATGCATTGGACGTAACAAACTTTTCCATCAGTACCTTACCCTTCATTCATCGCATCCTCGATAATGACTCGTTCATGAGTACTAGACAATTATCAGACTTTAGCTCCTTGCCAGTCCATGAATATGGTGTCCTGGATGAGAATACTGGGTCGTCATGGTATCTAGTTTTATGGAACGATGAATATCACAACTATGACGAGGCAAGACGAGCAATTAATGCCGCTACTTCTGTTTCATACGAAACTGCTGAGAATTTGGCCAGACTTATAAGCTCTTCTGGTAGAGCTGTCCTTAAGGAGGCAATTGAACCCACTTCCTTGATTCCATCACAAAGAGCTGCTGAAAGGGATGGTTTAATCTGTACCATCATGTCCAAGCGTGATTATGTTCGTGAGATGATTGTTGCGGCGGCTTTTAGTTGGGTCTGCGCTGTCACATCTTTCTCGGGCAATAGTGCATTTCGTGACGAGTGCAAACGTCAACTATCAAATGTCCTTCTAGCATCTAATTTTATCTTCTCTAAAAGCTTGTCCTCTGAAGCTTTCAAAGGGTACACCGGCAATTTGaaacaaaatttttttgagtGCGGACTTATCGTGGACGGAGAACGCGAGGATCTATCGCCAACAGCTTTTAACGATCTAGAAGCCTATTCTTTCGACTCTTCAGTCCTCACTTTTTTGAAACCGCTGGCCATGAAAACGCCTGATTCAATCCTTCAATACTTGATGCTATTCGAGATACGTTTGCCACTTTCGACCAGGCGGCTCCTAAGAAGAATCATATTAACTTTGCTAGGTGGTGATCGTgaattgaagatgcttTTCGCAGAGCAATACTTGAAATTATACCCCCACCTTTTAATAACCTCTGCGCTTTCGGACAGAGAAGATAATCTCGCGTGCATGGATCATATCCGTGTGCAGCTATTCACCTGTCCGAAAACTAATGTAAGAATCCTAAATTCTGGCAGCCTCACTAGGATATTGGCACCTCTTTGCTGGCTAATTGAGAGGTATTCAAGCACATTCAACGAATCGACTCAGGTTATCAATTATGATGagagagctcttgaagctcGAGGAAAGCGAGATAGGAGTGCAATTCAAAGAGCCATCTTTTCGGCTCTCAATGATCTCACACATATATTGAGTAAAGTTCAGTTCTCTACTTTATCCGACTCCTTTCCGAGCCTTCAGGAAGTTTACCTATTGATCACGTTGATGAAATTTTATCAAGGTTCATCTACTATAGTACGAAAATTGGGCGACCATGTCACTCATGAGCTGCTTAACGATGCTCTATTATTTCTCCAGAAAGCAATTCCGATATATTATATTGTTCGTTGTTTCACAAACCTCTTCCCGGAGAATTCGAAAAGTGCAGCTACCATCTTGAAAGCAACGTTGCATCTCATCTGGTCTCATGAAAAAACATTTGAAAGTGATAAAACATTTGTGGAAAGCTACTTGGTGAGTTCTCGGCCAGTTTCGTTCATCAATCCAATCAATTCCTTTGTATCGTACTTGATTCAGCATTGTTCTTCATCCGAATTAAGGCAAGTCTTTGAGGGACGAGAGCGAAGCTTCAAATATATCACGGAAATCTCTCTAAGAAGCATTGTGTTAGCTGCACAGATAAGAGTTGGGTTCTGGATACGAAACGGAGCCTCTGTGTCTCGAGAGGCATCATACTATACGTTGATTTCCATGAGGGAGATGTCATACTTTAAAAATATGCACTTTATACCTTCTGCAGGTGTTTTACCATTGGGTGAGGTTACCTATTTGCGAGATCTCCATAACTTACAAATTGGTTTCGCATTTCATGAATTAAATCTGATgtttgagctcttcttgaaacgATGGGAAATTCAAGATTGGTTCTACGGTAAAGTACCATCTCAGGAGACGATATATGAGGACCGCTTTTACTACATTTGTGAGGAGATGGTGACAACATTGTATCATATTTTCACCAACCgctcctctttttcattcacAACTAACAACAAGTCATCGCAAGAACGTATTAAGAGACTATGCTATTCCCTATGTGAAAGTCCAAAGTCATTTTCTGAGTTGGTCTCTGATTTAGATGAGGATTATTCTGATATACCAGCATTTGAAGAGCTGTTGCGTACGTGTGCCACTTTACAAAAACCCTCTGGCCTCACTGACTCGGGAATGTACAGACTCAAGGCAAACTACTATGATCAGTTGGATCCCATGagtatttttttggaaagtAGCAAGTATGAGGCAGTATCTTGTTcgttgttgaaaaatttaTCTCGTCTGAGCAACATAAGCGAAGATGAGATTGTGTTATCACCACAGATTATGTATGCAGAGGATTCTTTTCTTAACGACGGTCTACTTCGATTTTATTCTAGCTTTTTCTTCGCAAAGTTGGTATACAAACTTCTTCGTGAATCCGTTGAATCTGAGCAGGAGATCTTTATTCTGAAATTGTTGCACTTGGTTCACGCTGTGCTAATTGATATAGAACGAGATGCAGAGAACATTAGATTACTTGAAGCATTCATTAGCATCCCTGTGTGTGATCTACTCCTCAACGTCGTGGAGTCCTCGATGTCATCATCTGTTGTTCGTAAAGCAGATCATTTGCTTATGAGGTTTATTGAATTAGATCCTCGTGTTATGAAATCACTTCTTGATTGCTTTGGTGAGGAACACATTCAGCTGTACAAAAAGCGAAAGATAGGCTCTGCATCTCACGAAGctgagaaaagaaagacaacTGcggaaaaaagaaagaacaaaGTATTCAAGAAACTTGCGAAACAGCAGAAAGATTTTTCGGCTCGCCATGGGTCATCGTTTGCAGAGACTATCTCAGACGAGCCGCCAAAGCGTGCCGCGAGACGCTGTTGCGTCATTTGTGGGGAACAGGAATGTTCGGTTCAACTTTTCGgtattcttctttgcaaatcCCTGAGTTCTACCTTTTGGAAGGTACCGCCTTTCCATGACGTTTACAACCAGCTTGCATTCGAAGATTACGGTACACACCTatcaagaaacaaagagcAAGTTTATTCCGTAGGTTATCCGTACAAGCAAATGAGGGAACGGGGTTTGGCTTCAAAAATCTCTGCGCCTGTCGCCACATCATGTTGTCATGGTATACATTACAAGTGCTATCTTCGTCAGCAACATAGCTTGCAGTACGTTCCATGTCCACTTTGTCACAACTTGCATGACACATTTATACCTAGCTTCACTCCACCACTGGTTTCCCGAATGCTCGACTACTGGAGCGACAGCACAATGGATCTCAAGGTTGCTGAGCCTGCTGTATGTGAAGTCAATTCTTTGTTGCTTTCAAAGCATCTTATTGGTGAAACTTACTGGGCTGAAGATGCTACTCCTCTCAAAAAAATGTCTCATCAAATATACCAGGCAGTTATGAGATCTCTTCCGAATGATGATCGGAGAGCTGAAAATCTCAGTCTGCAGAAAATTATGATCTCTCGTCTCATAGCAGATACGATTCGTGCAAACGAAATTGCGAGTCGAATCAATGGTGATGCGGCCTATTCAAATTTTCTAGATGATGTATCGCCACAAGCAAAGACAACGCTTTTGTCATTGTTCCAATTACGCTGCTACTTATCTGCGTTTGCGACAAATCTACCAATTCAGGATCCCAACGTTGTTGCACGCATGCCCGACTTGAATAATGAGAACTCTCTATTCTCACAGGTCATAATCAAGCTTCTCTATGGCAAAGATCATCCCATCGATTGCATTAAATGGGGATATCACAACTTACTCGCAACTCTGACTTTTGAATTGGTTGATGGCATTAAAAGCCGATATCCCTCCGCCATGAAGCATCATGACACTTCTCGAATACTGCAGCTGGAATACAACCTCCTTTTATCATATGTGAGAAGTTTTCTAAAAAATATTTGGCTACCCTTTGAAAAAACAGATGCAGACTTGATGTCTGTGCTCGCCTTCGTATTGAAAGCATTACAACGAATCTCGTTGACCTATTTGAGACAATGTGCTTTGATGTGGGATATCTTGAGTAGTCAACAATTAGAAGACTTAGCGTACGTCTCATCTGCTGAAATTCGGGACTTGAAGCTGAAGTTACAAGGATCAGGGAGCGTTGAACTGCTTGATACCCTCTGTAAGTTTTTCGACATCGGAAGCCCTATCGAAGTTATTAAAAGCATAATGTATGGCGGTTCGGATCAAAATCACACGTTAGATATATTTCAACACTATGATGCCACCAAatatgaagaagacaagtCAAAGCTGAGAACTCTTATTGACTTTCCTGGAAGGATTTCTTTGCTCGAGATGCCACATGATTACAATTCTTGTCTTGTTGATCCCGTATATAAGAAAAAGAGGCCTCAACCCGACTCAGTCTGCCTCACATGTGGCGCCTATCTCAGTCACAAACGCCTCCTCCTTCATCCTTTAGAATGTGGAGTAATGCCTGTGTACTTTGTTCCTGACAAGAATAACTTGAAagttcttgttcaagttgcGTCCGCTTCTATTGAGGTTATGATTCCAGCTCCCTATTTGACAGCGCATGgtgaagtgaagaagaggggCGTCCCAGGTAAAGCTACGTTAAGTCAAGCCCGATACTTGCATCTCAATAAGCTTTGGCTTAACCAGGGGCTATTTGGGTTTGCGACAAGGTCATTGTTTGATAGTAGAAGGCCGCAGATCTTTCGACCTGaccttcaagtttttgaagacgatTTTTTTGAGGATGACATCGAAGACTTCAACGATGATGTCGATGCTTTTGATCCTGACTAA
- the TYS1 gene encoding tyrosine--tRNA ligase TYS1: MNADEKFELITRGLQEVLNPQIIKDVLEKEERPLKVYWGTAPTGKPHCGYFVPMVKLAHFLKAGCEVTVLIADLHAYLDNMKAPLEVVQHRSRYYEFVVKAILKSLNVPIEKLKFVVGSSYQLNGDYTMDIFKLSNKISQNDAKRAGADVVKQVANPLLSGLIYPLMQSLDEEYLGVDAQFGGVDQRKIFVLAEENLNGIGYKKRAHLMNPMVPGLGQGGKMSASDPNSKIDVIEDPKIVKKKIGAAFCAPGDANNGLIAFIENVIQPIHELKTEERGSFSFYIDRPDKYGGPIKFDSVKELRDAFVNGNLSPVDLKAGVTDKINELLEPIRTAFEESKEFQAAAADGYPVEVKEKKVKKVKNKGTQYPGKVSAASEKNSSSVDGLSAKVGSVDLE; encoded by the coding sequence ATGAACGCCGACGAAAAATTTGAGCTAATTACAAGAGGATTACAAGAGGTTTTGAACCCCCAAATCATAAAAGATGtcttggagaaagaagaaaggcCTCTCAAGGTGTACTGGGGAACTGCCCCAACTGGAAAACCACATTGTGGCTATTTCGTGCCGATGGTGAAATTGGCacattttttgaaagctgGTTGCGAGGTTACTGTCCTTATCGCAGATTTGCATGCCTATTTGGATAATATGAAGGCACCTTTGGAGGTCGTTCAACACCGCTCCCGGTATTACGAATTTGTCGTAAAGGCCATCTTGAAGTCTCTCAATGTACCTATCGAGAAATTGAAGTTTGTTGTAGGTTCATCCTATCAGTTAAATGGTGATTACACCATGgacatcttcaagttaTCAAATAAGATCTCTCAAAATGATGCCAAAAGAGCCGGAGCTGATGTTGTGAAGCAGGTTGCAAACCCATTGCTTTCGGGGTTGATTTATCCTTTGATGcaatctcttgatgaagaatatTTGGGTGTAGACGCGCAatttggtggtgttgatcaaagaaagatcttTGTTCTAGCCGAGGAAAATTTGAATGGGATTGGCtacaaaaagagagctcACTTGATGAATCCAATGGTACCTGGATTAGGTCAGGGTGGAAAAATGAGCGCTTCAGACCCAAACTCAAAAATTGATGTGATCGAAGATCCCAAGATtgtcaaaaagaaaatcgGTGCTGCATTTTGCGCCCCTGGTGATGCCAATAATGGTTTGATAGCATTTATTGAGAATGTAATCCAACCAATTCACGAACTCAAGACTGAGGAGAGGGGCTCATTTAGTTTCTACATTGACAGGCCTGATAAGTATGGAGGGCCGATTAAGTTCGATAGCGTGAAGGAATTAAGAGATGCATTTGTCAATGGCAATCTATCACCGGTCGATTTGAAGGCCGGTGTCACAGATAAAATCAATGAATTATTAGAACCGATCAGGACAGCATTCGAAGAAAGTAAGGAATTTCAAGCTGCTGCGGCTGATGGCTATCCTGTGGAGGTtaaagagaaaaaggtCAAGAAAGTCAAGAACAAAGGTACACAGTATCCTGGAAAGGTTTCTGCAGCTTCTGAAAAGAATTCGCTGTCCGTTGATGGATTATCAGCTAAAGTTGGTTCAGTTGACCTTGAATAG
- a CDS encoding cleavage/polyadenylation factor CFT1: MNAYDVFIEPTTVTCCLGCNFISSTRKHLVVAKTSLLQIFEVIDSSKQDGDSRHYSLKLVVQNKLQGKITDIQAIRTIECPQLDYLLISTEKAKISCIKWDSTRHAIQTVSLHYYEHVLENAMFDELTRSQLIVDPNSKTLACLRHENLLVFLPFHSLNEEDDEEERQDMTQSNGGENEHDGRSVSDIAAKIANSNSLFEESLVLEVKSLDNSIAEIIDLQFLHNYRKPTIAVLSQQKRTWAGLLPCTKDNVQFSVLSLNLASRSATTILKLENLPYDLDRVCPVPGPVNGSLLVGCNDIIHVDGGGISRRLSLNSYSIDTCESSRGYTDQSQLELKLENCTFAKLPDQSKLLLVLRDGQKKCISFEMDGKTIKKMNIEELDYENLSQFTLKAPSGAALLDDNLLFISSRTDDAVLVEFAGKLQAHADQKEVVESKQNDDDDNLYEDADLTVSKNGSYRQTMEVIIHDKVVNNGPVSSFTIGHYSRERYITNLPNPDYDSKSIFAAGGYGDTGHINIVTPTVQPTIRTSLTFSQLNRLWTLSNKYLVTSDDPHNKSELFDITRSYSRLPAKQFIHNELTVAMHELNNGEFILQVTPKHVILFNNKFKKVMTLDEDLKEFSGVDIITSVFNDGFLMLFFSTGELMIYTINTYGKSFTRIPLPKLLNDSLITTGYITDSRLLNAVTKDITLLTNRGQKRKRYEDGSISTQSNRREIENKSKIFIVVTGDNRIVAFNRFHNEKCFQLNSADKFTDVLTLAFFDINAGEPDPVIKQVILNDLGEGVCKDEYLTILTVGGEIYVYKMFFDGENYKFIKENDTPITGAPFNAFAEGTSIERRMVYFSNVSGFTCILVTGIIPYFIVKANQSVVRIFKFSKIPVVSFVPFSDDKLQNALIYLDTKKNARIVEIPLNFNYDNRLPMRRVTLGETVKSITYHEGSHTFVLSTLREIPYDCVDFEGNPIVGLKPEKPREISYTGSIKLMSPMNWSIIDSIDLSENEVGLHIKSVPLDVGSSAKRFKNRKEFILVGSGKYTTEDLAANGAFKLLEIIDIIPEPGRPETNHKFKEFTHQDIRGAVTSLCDVTGRFLIAQGQKIIVRDIKDNTAVPVAFFDTSVYVTEAKSFGNFVLLGDTLKSVWLAGFDAEPFRMLMLGKDLHGFDVSCADFLVKDESLYIVVADSKGILNILQYNPEDPSSLNGQRLLHKASFNTNYTPSCMKSIPKFEQFNQTSLFDQQPFQAMASSIEGAFYVVFPVDELVYRRLYILQQQLIDKEYHPCGLNPKMNRIGVSNILEGAQRPVLDCELLRRYAKLNDDRKHILAQKIGSSAQSDLWKDLIEMENVLNDL; the protein is encoded by the coding sequence ATGAATGCCTATGATGTTTTTATAGAGCCGACAACTGTCACATGCTGCCTTGGGTGTAACTTCATCAGCTCAACTCGTAAGCATCTCGTTGTTGCTAAGACCTCGCTTCTACAAATTTTCGAGGTGATCGATTCTTCCAAACAAGATGGTGACTCAAGACATTACTCACTTAAATTGGTTGTGCAAAATAAACTTCAGGGGAAGATAACTGACATCCAAGCCATACGTACAATTGAATGTCCACAACTTGATTATTTGTTGATTTCTACAGAAAAGGCAAAGATTTCTTGTATCAAATGGGATAGCACGAGACATGCCATACAGACAGTGTCATTGCACTACTATGAGcatgttcttgagaatGCAATGTTTGACGAATTGACTAGGTCGCAACTCATTGTTGACCCAAATTCCAAAACATTGGCGTGTCTACGCCACGAGAATCTACTTGTCTTCTTACCATTTCATTCATTGAACGAAGAggacgacgaagaagaaagacaagatATGACACAGCTGAATGGAGGCGAAAACGAGCATGATGGAAGGCTGGTATCGGATATCGCTGCCAAAATTGCAAATAGCAATTctctctttgaagaaagcttggTACTTGAAGTAAAGTCTTTGGATAACAGTATTGCAGAAATTATTGATTTGCAATTTTTACACAATTATAGAAAACCAACCATTGCGGTGTTGTcacaacaaaaaagaacctGGGCGGGTCTTCTCCCTTGCACCAAAGACAACGTTCAATTTTCTGTTCTTTCGTTAAATTTAGCATCGAGATCTGCTACAACTATTCTAAAGCTTGAAAACCTTCCATATGATTTGGATAGAGTCTGCCCTGTACCAGGTCCTGTGAATGGTAGTCTCTTAGTCGGTTGTAACGACATTATtcatgttgatggtggtggCATTTCTCGCCGTCTTTCCCTTAACCTGTACTCCATTGACACATGCGAATCATCCCGTGGCTACACTGACCAGCTGCAATTAGAATTGAAATTGGAGAACTGCACTTTTGCTAAGTTACCTGACCAGTCCAAACTACTTTTGGTCTTGAGAGACGGCCAAAAGAAGTGTATTTCTTTCGAAATGGATGGTAAGAccataaaaaaaatgaacATAGAAGAACTCGATTATGAGAACCTTTCTCAATTCACTCTCAAAGCGCCGAGTGGAGCAGCGTTACTTGATGATAACTTGTTGTTTATTTCAAGTCGAACTGATGACGCTGTTTTAGTGGAGTTCGCCGGTaaacttcaagctcatgCCGACCAAAAAGAGGTTGTGgaatcaaaacaaaatgatgatgatgacaacCTCTACGAAGATGCTGACTTGACAGTATCAAAAAATGGTTCTTATAGGCAAACTATGGAGGTCATCATCCACGATAAAGTAGTCAATAATGGACCAGTCTCCTCTTTCACAATTGGTCACTATTCAAGAGAGAGATATATAACAAATCTTCCTAATCCAGACTATGACCTGAAGTCAATATTTGCCGCAGGTGGTTATGGCGATACTGGGCACATTAACATAGTGACACCAACAGTGCAACCCACAATCAGAACCTCACTCACATTTTCCCAACTAAATCGACTCTGGACTTTAAGCAATAAGTATCTTGTAACGTCGGATGATCCTCACAACAAGTCAGAATTGTTTGATATAACAAGGTCCTATAGCAGGCTTCCTGCTAAACAATTCATTCACAATGAACTAACCGTGGCTATGCATGAGCTAAATAATGGCGAATTCATATTGCAAGTGACACCAAAGCATGTGATACTCTTCAATaacaaattcaagaaaGTCATGACTCTCGAcgaagatttgaaagaattCTCCGGTGTGGATATCATCACAAGTGTGTTCAATGATGGCTTTCTTATGTTATTTTTCTCTACAGGTGAATTGATGATATACACCATCAATACGTATGGTAAGTCTTTCACAAGAATTCCTTTGCCCAAACTCCTTAATGACTCTCTCATAACCACTGGCTACATTACTGACTCAAGACTACTTAATGCGGTCACCAAAGACATCACATTGCTCACAAATCGAGGacagaaaagaaaaagatacGAGGATGGTAGCATATCCACACAATCAAACCGTCGAGAGATTGAGAACAAGTCCAAGATTTTCATAGTTGTCACTGGTGATAACAGAATTGTTGCTTTCAATAGGTTTCACAACGAAAAATGTTTTCAGCTCAACTCTGCAGACAAGTTCACAGACGTTCTTACCTTGGCCTTTTTTGACATAAATGCTGGAGAACCCGATCCTGTCATAAAGCAAGTCATTCTTAATGATCTTGGTGAAGGCGTTTGCAAAGATGAGTATTTGACAATACTAACTGTCGGTGGTGAGATCTATGTCTACAAAATGTTCTTCGATGGTGAAAACTACAAGTTTATAAAGGAAAACGACACTCCTATCACAGGCGCTCCCTTCAATGCGTTCGCAGAAGGAACTTCGATAGAAAGAAGGATGGTTTACTTTTCAAATGTGAGTGGTTTCACCTGCATTCTAGTGACAGGTATCATCCCGTATTTTATTGTGAAGGCGAATCAATCAGTTGTGAGGATATTtaaattctcaaaaattCCTGTTGTTTCATTCGTTCCATTCAGTGATGACAAGCTACAGAATGCTCTAATTTATTTGgacacaaagaaaaatgctCGAATTGTTGAGATACCTTTGAACTTCAATTACGACAACAGGCTACCAATGAGAAGAGTTACACTCGGAGAGACCGTGAAGTCTATTACGTATCATGAAGGGTCGCACACATTCGTCTTGTCTACGTTACGAGAGATTCCGTATGATTGTGTcgattttgaaggaaatcCAATCGTTGGATTGAAGCCTGAAAAGCCACGCGAAATATCTTACACAGGGCTGATTAAGCTAATGTCCCCCATGAATTGGAGCATAATTGACTCCATAGACTTGAGTGAAAACGAAGTTGGTTTGCATATCAAAAGTGTTCCATTGGATGTTGGAAGCTCTGCTAAAAGGTTTAAGAATAGGAAGGAATTCATCTTGGTAGGGAGTGGAAAGTACACCACTGAAGATCTTGCGGCTAACGGAGCTttcaaacttcttgagatcATCGACATTATTCCTGAGCCAGGAAGGCCAGAAACCAATCACAAGTTCAAAGAATTCACTCATCAAGATATTCGCGGAGCTGTTACTTCGTTGTGCGATGTGACAGGTCGCTTTCTTATAGCACAGGGTCAAAAAATCATTGTTCGAGATATTAAAGATAACACTGCTGTGCCAGTTGCCTTCTTTGACACATCTGTCTACGTGACGGAAGCGAAGTCTTTCGGAAATTTTGTACTTCTAGGTGACACGCTCAAGAGTGTTTGGCTAGCAGGTTTCGATGCTGAACCATTTAGAATGTTGATGCTAGGCAAGGACTTGCACGGCTTTGACGTTTCTTGTGCAGATTTTCTTGTTAAAGACGAAAGCTTATACATTGTCGTTGCTGATAGTAAAGGAATCTTGAACATTCTTCAATATAATCCAGAAGACCCTAGTTCGTTAAATGGACAAAGACTTCTTCATAAGGCTTCTTTCAATACCAACTATACCCCTTCGTGCATGAAAAGCATTCCAAAATTCGAACAGTTTAATCAGACGTCATTATTTGATCAACAGCCCTTTCAAGCAATGGCATCTTCTATTGAAGGTGCTTTCTACGTCGTCTTTCCGGTCGATGAATTAGTCTACAGAAGGTTATACATTCTTCAACAGCAGTTGATAGACAAGGAATACCATCCCTGTGGACTCAATCCCAAAATGAATCGGATAGGCGTCAGCAACATTTTAGAAGGGGCTCAACGACCTGTGCTAGATTGTGAACTATTGAGACGTTACGCGAAGTTGAACGATGATAGAAAGCATATTCTCGCGCAGAAGATTGGTTCTAGCGCTCAAAGCGATCTTTGGAAAGACTTAATTGAGATGGAGAACGTATTAAACGATTTATAG